A DNA window from Trichosurus vulpecula isolate mTriVul1 chromosome 2, mTriVul1.pri, whole genome shotgun sequence contains the following coding sequences:
- the LOC118838642 gene encoding leucine-rich repeat-containing protein 14-like: MLSLLSLCAVQVTRHQKLACRVLASLPRELYPALFQAAFMYGRTLVLQALVQTWPFQRLSFRQLLPHPKQLGWPERPRKESVQAVILALLAAPRSRESSSRKPQLRVLDMTGFRDASCGQDPTTMSMWARSVAVARTCVSAQTQARAAQRLGKRQKLDPQVPAASPVEVHTDLLVNRTSYSVLKEALQNSTCGPLRLRCRDLWAEELSGASTVALLELLDPACLRQVDLRFNNLGLSGLCTVVPHMAKFTHLLSLKLQYSNVDVRRLTAEAEGNFQLFVSAIGQLKSLKELNMGSSRLSGRLHQLLSSLQGPLESLELPFCALLSGDLSYLAQSPHATHLKKLDLSGNKLSGDLLAPFQRLLRKASASLRCLDVTECQLMDVNLVSTLPNLCCCTHLRYLSLYGNPLASAGVKNLMEHSLTLPELQLVVHPVPVDCYRDLPWPPSSAHLLESTVDEERLASVQAELQQLLQARQCHNVLWTMDVYGHNSFDYFSL; the protein is encoded by the coding sequence ATGCTGTCGTTACTGAGTCTGTGTGCTGTGCAGGTTACCCGACACCAGAAACTGGCATGTCGGGTTCTGGCCTCCCTGCCTCGGGAGCTGTACCCGGCCTTGTTCCAGGCCGCTTTCATGTACGGCAGAACGCTGGTGCTGCAGGCGCTGGTGCAGACCTGGCCCTTCCAGCGCCTCAGCTTCCGGCAGCTGCTGCCCCATCCCAAACAGCTCGGCTGGCCCGAGCGGCCCCGCAAGGAGAGCGTGCAAGCCGTGATCCTGGCGCTGCTCGCCGCGCCGCGCAGCAGGGAGTCTAGCAGCAGGAAGCCTCAGCTTcgagtgttggacatgactggctTCCGGGATGCCAGCTGCGGGCAGGACCCCACGACTATGAGCATGTGGGCTCGCTCAGTGGCAGTGGCGAGGACCTGTGTTAGCGCCCAGACCCAGGCCAGAGCAGCTCAACGCTTGGGCAAGCGCCAAAAGCTGGATCCTCAGGTCCCTGCCGCTAGTCCTGTGGAAGTGCACACTGACCTGCTGGTGAACCGAACTTCTTACAGCGTCCTGAAAGAGGCTCTCCAGAACAGCACTTGCGGCCCCCTTCGCCTTCGCTGCAGGGACCTTTGGGCTGAGGAACTGTCGGGTGCTAGCACTGTAGCTCTCTTGGAGCTGCTGGACCCAGCGTGTCTGCGCCAGGTGGACCTTCGCTTCAACAACCTGGGACTCTCAGGCCTGTGCACTGTCGTACCCCACATGGCCAAGTTCACCCACCTGTTGAGCCTGAAGCTACAATACAGCAATGTGGATGTGCGGAGGCTCACAGCTGAGGCAGAAGGCAACTTCCAACTCTTTGTTTCTGCCATTGGCCAGCTGAAGAGCCTCAAGGAACTCAACATGGGTTCCTCTCGACTCTCAGGCCGCCTTCATCAGCTCCTTAGCAGTCTACAGGGTCCTCTGGAAAGCCTGGAACTTCCCTTTTGTGCCCTTCTCTCTGGGGACTTGAGTTACTTGGCCCAGAGCCCCCATGCCACCCATCTCAAGAAGCTGGACCTCAGTGGCAACAAACTATCTGGTGACCTCCTGGCGCCTTTTCAGAGACTACTGAGGAAAGCCTCAGCCTCCCTGCGTTGTCTGGATGTTACAGAGTGCCAGCTCATGGATGTCAACCTTGTTAGTACCTTGCCTAACCTATGCTGCTGTACCCATCTCCGCTACCTTAGTCTCTATGGTAACCCTCTTGCTAGCGCTGGAGTGAAGAACTTGATGGAACACTCACTGACATTGCCTGAGCTCCAGCTGGTTGTTCACCCAGTCCCTGTGGATTGCTACAGGGACCTGCCATGGCCACCCTCTTCAGCCCATCTCCTAGAGAGTACTGTGGATGAAGAGAGGCTTGCCAGTGTGCAAGCCGAGCTGCAGCAGTTGCTACAGGCCAGACAGTGCCACAATGTGCTATGGACCATGGATGTCTACGGCCACAACAGTTTTGACTACTTCAGCCTGTAG